The genomic segment GCTTGAAAAATATATACATTCATAAAAATGTCAATCAACCTTTTCCATAATTTATACTCATAAGGAGTACAAGGGCCACAGATTTCATTACAATATAAATTCTTAGAGGATAAAAAAAGTAACTTTTAGTCTAGAACCAAAAGTTACTTTCATAGTTAATTGTTGTATTATTACTAGTAAAATTAAATCACTCTCTTTAATTAATATTTATCAACTACAGTGCCTAAGACAGCATGTTTTATAATCGGGTTATTCTCAATCGCCTTTAGTTCTTTTGGACTTCCAACCACTACAGCTCCAATTATTCTAATATCATTCTCATCAATATTTTTGATATACTGAGCCTCCCCTATATCCTTTAACTGTTTAATCGCTGCCTTAAAGTTTTGCATTCTACCGTCTGTATCACTTCTAAACTCTCCTGCTCCATCAATGGATTTTATCCCAATAACATTAAATGCTGGATTATTAAATTCAATAATATGTTTCTTTTCCTCATCTGAATTATTATCTACCCAGTAAAATGTTATTAGATTACTATCCAAAATACTATTTACTTCTTCATAGGTATAGTATTTATCAAAAGACAAAGCCATTTCTACCATTTTATTATCATCCATTTCATCTAAAAAATGAAAATCATTTATTATATTTTCTTTACCTTCCGATATTTCATCTTCTGTACGTTTATTTTTATCTGTTTCATATTCATATATATTTCTTCCATAATTGACATACGGATATAAAAAATGTAATTCTCTTAATCCATATGCAGTACTATACCTTTTATTTATATCATCATTTAAAGGGATGTTACTTATTGTCCGTCCACCTTGATCAACTTTTTCAAACTTATTATCAAATATACTTCTATTATTTGTTTTTAATCCAGCAAAAAGAACCCTGCTTCCTATCCTTTTACTAACATAATCAACAGTTTCATAGTTAAAATATCCCATTTCAATGCACCTTTCTTCTCCTACGTACTCATTTGGATACATTATAGAATATTCTAACTGCTTTACTATTTTTTCTTTTGAATATGAACCTTCTACATATTTATTACTTGCAAAATTTAAAGCCAGATTTCCAACGATAATTATAATTAAAGTTGAAATAATTCCGATTGCAATAAGTTTCACATTTAATTTATTTCTTTTCTTTTTCACTTCTTTTTTTATTTCTTCTTCCATTCTATCAGAAAACAATTCGTCAATATCTTTACTCAAATTCTTCACCTTCCCATATTTTCTTGAACCTATTTCTTGCTCTATAGCATAAAGTCTTAGCTGATCCCTCTTCAATGTTAAGTAGCTTTCCTATCTGTTTATAAGTTAAACCCATACTGTATTTTAAAACCAGTAGATTCTTTTCACTTTCTTTCATTAGAGATAGAATTCTATTAATATCTAAAGCACTATCTATATGCATAATTTTAAAATGGCTCTCAATAGTTATTAATAATTCATCCGTTAAACTTATGTTCACCTTG from the Clostridium beijerinckii genome contains:
- a CDS encoding anti sigma factor C-terminal domain-containing protein, whose amino-acid sequence is MSKDIDELFSDRMEEEIKKEVKKKRNKLNVKLIAIGIISTLIIIIVGNLALNFASNKYVEGSYSKEKIVKQLEYSIMYPNEYVGEERCIEMGYFNYETVDYVSKRIGSRVLFAGLKTNNRSIFDNKFEKVDQGGRTISNIPLNDDINKRYSTAYGLRELHFLYPYVNYGRNIYEYETDKNKRTEDEISEGKENIINDFHFLDEMDDNKMVEMALSFDKYYTYEEVNSILDSNLITFYWVDNNSDEEKKHIIEFNNPAFNVIGIKSIDGAGEFRSDTDGRMQNFKAAIKQLKDIGEAQYIKNIDENDIRIIGAVVVGSPKELKAIENNPIIKHAVLGTVVDKY
- a CDS encoding RNA polymerase sigma factor, which translates into the protein MISIGASKEDSEDIIQETFIKTYENIDILIDGNIKAWMFKVSINKFYSLYKKSKVNISLTDELLITIESHFKIMHIDSALDINRILSLMKESEKNLLVLKYSMGLTYKQIGKLLNIEEGSAKTLCYRARNRFKKIWEGEEFE